From the Lampris incognitus isolate fLamInc1 chromosome 6, fLamInc1.hap2, whole genome shotgun sequence genome, one window contains:
- the spata2l gene encoding spermatogenesis associated 2-like gives MSLLGQKTKELVNSYDSSLEQRLVDGGSSLACKDEELWKHVEELLREGAAQNMHALGLDPLKVMEESLKAAAASRAVSGGQVRYSGGLKGLAKAFEVLEQAAVNLYLGPWREEYKVVKMYSGIFTHYIKPVLSMPQILKLFGLLGYQSCSSCHDQLQRQSSSVSSSSLGNLLHLSCAFFLARCECLVLLSALGKHAGDTEWELSIVRERLRGHSIQEALGNTKKMLAVNQPMKDHLEVSGIDGDLDLYTAEEGNSRQKEMGGDDGESPQSLSWVTNSSNLLPAVVTHSNGVPSCSSSFTSPSRDPVCVSTLNYQLAKVSPLGLVTIKDFSATSNQAGDPYEEPTNPGFDRDDFDLHSLSAQALSKMKPSEVKHICSCVESNNPYLKQCGNCDTCYSHQDCQKMSRCGEVRNKTAEEVKQIGAVSSQRPSLNEGDVSGSPTHMRGNMALPSFVLRECQDSVSQTPEPIPYHVCCDPAHLDPQFTCLTCRVFHSGCCKEIKCCQKFHSIQPLGVCQCGRVCTRKPLVLCRYCGKEYCNLCWYRNPVECACGQTFDQSSSV, from the exons ATGAGCCTGCTCGGGCAGAAAACCAAAGAACTTGTTAACAGTTATGATAGCAGTTTGGAGCAGCGACTTGTGGATGGAGGCTCCAGTCTGGCATGTAAAGACGAGGAGCTGTGGAAGCATGTGGAGGAACTGCTGAGAGAAGGAGCTGCCCAGAATATGCACGCACTGGGCTTGGATCCACTGAAGGTGATGGAGGAGTCACTCAAGGCAGCTGCAGCATCTAGAGCAGTCAGTGGTGGACAAGTAAGATACAGTGGTGGACTCAAGGGGCTGGCAAAAGCCTTTGAGGTCCTGGAACAAGCAGCTGTGAATCTTTACCTTGGTCCCTGGAGGGAGGAGTACAAAGTTGTGAAG atgtaCTCTGGTATATTCACCCACTATATAAAACCAGTGCTGTCCATGCCACAGATTCTGAAATTGTTTGGACTACTAGGATACCAGTCATGTTCTTCCTGCCATGACCAGCTTCAGCGCCAGTCATCTAGTGTCAGTTCAAGCTCCCTGGGCAATCTTCTCCACCTTTCTTGTGCTTTCTTTCTTGCACGCTGTGAGTGCTTGGTCCTGCTGTCAGCCCTGGGGAAGCATGCCGGTGATACAGAGTGGGAATTGAGTATAGTGAGGGAGAGGCTGAGAGGACACAGCATACAG GAGGCGCTCGGCAACACGAAGAAGATGCTAGCGGTCAACCAGCCAATGAAGGACCACCTGGAGGTCTCTGGAATTGATGGGGATCTGGATCTGTACACAGCTGAGGAAGGGAACAGCAGGCAGAAGGAGATGGGTGGTGACGATGGGGAAAGTCCCCAGTCTTTGTCCTGGGTCACTAACAGCAGCAACTTATTACCTGCTGTTGTAACACACAGCAATGGAGTCCCATCCTGCTCCTCCTCATTCACCTCCCCGTCCAGAgatcctgtctgtgtctctacacTGAACTACCAGCTGGCCAAGGTATCCCCATTGGGATTGGTTACCATCAAAGACTTCTCAGCCACTTCTAATCAGGCTGGAGATCCATATGAAGAGCCAACAAATCCAGGATTTGACAGAGATGACTTTGACTTACACAGTCTGTCTGCACAAGCATTGAGCAAGATGAAGCCATCTGAAGTCAAGCACATTTGTAGCTGTGTCGAGTCTAACAACCCATATCTTAAGCAATGTGGTAATTGTGACACTTGTTACTCACACCAAGATTGCCAAAAGATGAGCCGTTGTGGGGAAGTCCGAAACAAAACTGCAGAAGAGGTAAAACAAATCGGTGCGGTTTCATCACAGAGGCCAAGTCTAAATGAAGGAGATGTAAGTGGCTCGCCAACCCATATGAGGGGGAACATGGCATTACCGTCCTTTGTTTTGCGAGAGTGCCAGGATTCAGTAAGCCAAACTCCTGAGCCAATCCCTTACCATGTCTGTTGTGACCCTGCTCATCTGGACCCCCAGTTTACCTGTCTCACCTGCAGGGTCTTCCACTCTGGCTGCTGCAAAGAAATTAAGTGCTGCCAGAAGTTCCACAGCATCCAACCATTGGGTGTCTGCCAGTGTGGAAGAGTTTGTACAAGAAAACCTCTCGTTTTGTGTAGATATTGTGGAAAAGAGTATTGCAACCTTTGTTGGTACAGGAATCCTGTTGAATGTGCCTGTGGCCAAACATTTGATCAGTCATCCTCAGTGTAA